DNA sequence from the Dreissena polymorpha isolate Duluth1 chromosome 3, UMN_Dpol_1.0, whole genome shotgun sequence genome:
aattaaaagtacaCATATATTTTCCGGGGTGTAATCGATAGTCTAACagaataataaaatgaaaacatacatCGAAGgataaactaattaaaataaaacatattgtgtttgtttttttgagTAACATGATGTAGTAGCCTTTCACCAACTGAACCCTGAATATTGGATATAGTTTGGTACGGCCTGCATTAATATTATGCGTCATATAATGTACAGACGTTATACGTATGCAAAACTTGTTTCATGTTTGAGTTAATTAAAAGGGAAAATTATCGTGCTTTTCAGGGATATTGTAAATAAGAAGACAAGTAACTGCCAAATTTATATAGCAAagacattttattatataaaataataacgaactataattgttttaattttacttgCAGTATTGTAGTAGCTATGCCAGAACTCACAAGCATTGCTGGCGCTGCAATAGGTGCATTGAAAGAGCGAACCAGACGCGATTCTGCAGCGGGCACATCCAATTTAACTTACACAGGTTGTGGTCACTGGTCACAATGGATCAGCCGCAATACGCCGATGTCCCCATTTAGCCGCGAAGAGGAGCACTTTACGCCGGATGACTTACAAAAACTTTGTCCTTCTGGAATGGTCAAGGATTTTCGCTGCAAAGATGAAAAAGgggaagcgatacacgatataaTTAATGAAACAAGTGTCGACAAAACGTTCGTATTTTACTGCTACAACATGTCTTCTACGTGTTACGTGCTCAATTCAACAGGGGCAATATGTCCAgattatgcaattaaaataagatgtgaatgttcatcaacaacaacaacaacaccaacacaaTCATCATTGCCTTGGTCAGGCAGCGGAAATGGAACAAGTGTTTCAGAAATGGGAAGAGTAACAATAGGTATTGGTCCAGGCAGCGGACGTGAGACAAGCAATTCCGGATCAGACGTTAGAAAAGGAACAAGCGGTTTGGAAACGGGAAGTGGAACAGGCGGCTCAGAAGCGGTAAGTGAAACAAGCCGTTCAGGACCAGGAAGTGGAACAGGCGGCAATCTATCGGGCAGGTACGACAGTTTCGCTGGAGCCTCTTTCGCCGATGGAAACTTCTCAGCTGGCGGCACCAGCACGCCGTGGTTGCTTATTCCACTGGTCGTATCTTTGGTCCTCTTTGTCGTCAATCTGATCCTGGTCCTGTGTGTTTACAACAAGCTAAAAATGCAGATTAGAACCAACCAGGTTAGACCtatataacaatattttcaaCAACCATTGCATAACTCTATTTGGAGGACACATTTTCATTATTTACCATTATAATAATATCAGAATCTATTTAACTGACGCAAGTGTGTATATGCACATATTTGTTTGGTTTCTGAGATAATTGTAATGGTTATACTCGAATGACCTTCTTTTTATACTTGCAAGATGTGTCATATCCAAACTAAATGACTTTTTGGAATGAAAAGTCTTGagtgttgttttttgttcaaatgatacATGCACGCTTTTTCCTTTTCTTCGTAACAAATCGTGGTTGTGATAAAAACAACGATGAGCATGTATTTAGTGTAAACGTGTTtccataataataaacaaaagcaCAGAAGCAACTTCAAGGTAAACATTGTTATGGAACAAATCGATGTAATCATCTGCATAAAGAGCACAACCGTGCAGGCAGAATTTgaaattgccaagcaatattccATTGTTAACTTCACAATTGTCCTTGATTGAAAAGCAGGGCATCAGGAGCTTATTAATGTATGGAGGCAATTCAGTGAAACATCCgtatatatgttttgtaataaGTTGCTATCATACACAAACAGAGTAAAATGAAGCGACTACCTACGTTACAACGTATGCTATGAATGATAATATGCTGTAAATGTGCTGTATATAGGAAACAACAAGATGATTGCAAATTGATTTAACATCAATTGTGTTTATTGACCAGCCGTATAATTATGCCAATTCAAGAAAATATATGGCATTTTTGAAAAGAAATagtaaatgtttataattatttgaaattaattatgttcacggTAGTTATATCTAACACCATATTGTATTCCGTTTTATGTTGCATTAATGAACAGTGATTGTTCCATTTACTCTACACTTTTTTTTCTTAAGCAATGTTCAATAACTATCATATCACATATATAGACGCACCCCAACCAAACAATAACTAGTATGGATTCAACTTTAACTTGAGTTTTAATATACCGCACGTTAATAGGACATAAAACACACATTGTATACATTTGCAGTAATATTTATGTTACTTACACTAGCTCTTTGGACTCGTTCAATAACTTGCATATTTAGGTAAAGTGTGCTTGAACTTAAACTTATATTAATATGAACCTCTTCAATCGGCTACTTTCATTGATTATACGTGGCCGTCATATAGTGCACCGTTTTAGGAGCACGTGCGTCACATATATACCGTAAAGGACATTCCGAGTGGAATGATTATTATTAGAAGGTATACGTTATGAAGGAGCTACAGGGAGTTGAAAGTAGActaaatgcgaatatgcgaagaCGTCGTTATGTAATAAGTTTAGCATTTATCAAGTTTGAAGAAATGTCTTAATATTCATTCAGAGCTTCTTTCTCGAGCttgtttgaaattgttttatatcAAAGTAGCGCATTTACACCCCCTCTGGATAAATAACTCACATATCTTTATGAAAtcataatatcaataataaattcCAAGTGTCGACACGCATtacaatttattacatatttCACGGTATGTTCTTTTCTGTACAAGATGGTGTATGGATAGAAAACATCATTAGTATTATACTGCCAAAGTTCTGCTGTAAACGATATTTAATATaagattgtttatttaaaaacttaattACCTTCGAAATGGTCGTAGCAAACTTGCAACTTACTCCAGGCAATTTTCCCAACTATCAACCACCAGTTATTGTGTGTGATCTAAAACATGGCGTTTGGTCGAATGGCTTCATCTGACAGCTGTTGGTCGCTCGCTGGTATTCAACCCCATTTTCTCGCAGTTGGTGGCCAATGTTCCATCGAAAACTTTTTGCCGACCAACCTGGTCTTTTGAGGTGGTTTTAGTTGGTCTTTGTGAAGTTGGCTTGACGTTGACTGGTGTGATCATCTCGGAAATAtttttcgtgacaaaataacACACAAATTGAAGACACAATTGAACGTCACAATAGACGTTTGCTTTGATTCGAGGTATTGAAGCGTGTACGCAGAcaagaaaatattgtttataatgaacatgtaattttttatgtaataaaatcattattttattgtgGTCTCTATGTTACCTTTTTTGCCAGAAGTCATCTGATCGTAATAGTTTCCGtcttattttctgaaaatgagTCGAGCAAAATAAACGCATTCTTCTTCaacaatgaaattatttataaagGAAGTCACGTTACgaacaattaattattttataaacaacttttTATGAAAATCAACACTAAGTTATCAATTAAGTTTGCAACTAAGCGTCAGTTGGTCGACATATGTCCTTGATAGTTGATGACTTGTCTATACTCAATCGTAGaccaggggaccgtttcttaaaactacgtacgttcaaaaatcatgcgtaagtgcaaaacgttcagttagtagcgtttctataaacttcgtaaagttacgtttaccgtatttttgcacgtaaagttacgtgtgctcaaaggctcacgtaactcagtaatttagcgtaaatatggcggcgtatgcaccgatatatcggagaaccgaacgtagactacgaaatctacgagcgcaacatcattttagttaatttaaacctttatctatattaagatctt
Encoded proteins:
- the LOC127873474 gene encoding uncharacterized protein LOC127873474, yielding MRKSVLFINMRILRCVSLIALNFSIVVAMPELTSIAGAAIGALKERTRRDSAAGTSNLTYTGCGHWSQWISRNTPMSPFSREEEHFTPDDLQKLCPSGMVKDFRCKDEKGEAIHDIINETSVDKTFVFYCYNMSSTCYVLNSTGAICPDYAIKIRCECSSTTTTTPTQSSLPWSGSGNGTSVSEMGRVTIGIGPGSGRETSNSGSDVRKGTSGLETGSGTGGSEAVSETSRSGPGSGTGGNLSGRYDSFAGASFADGNFSAGGTSTPWLLIPLVVSLVLFVVNLILVLCVYNKLKMQIRTNQVRPI